Proteins from a single region of Melanotaenia boesemani isolate fMelBoe1 chromosome 3, fMelBoe1.pri, whole genome shotgun sequence:
- the LOC121636538 gene encoding musculoskeletal embryonic nuclear protein 1-like isoform X1 — MSQPGEVKKKKRPPVKEEDLKGARSKLGLKGEVKSKTYEVMVECERMGKVAPSVFSGVRTGTETVLTKPDPAKDPAASVFNK; from the exons ATGTCACAG CCAGGCGaggtaaaaaagaagaagcgcCCACCCGTTAAAGAGGAAGACCTGAAAGGAGCTCGCAGTAAACTGGGACTGAAGGGCGAGGTCAAAAGTAAGACCTATGAGGTCATGGTGGAGTGTG agCGAATGGGGAAGGTGGCTCCATCTGTGTTCAGCGGCGTGAGGACAGGGACGGAGACGGTCCTCACCAAACCTGATCCAGCCAAAGATCCTGCAGCCAGTGTCTTCAACAAGTAG
- the LOC121636538 gene encoding store-operated calcium entry regulator STIMATE-like isoform X2, whose product MAAVSGGNLLGDVAGPGAAVTNTSASSSPTPGTDNRGCENGALMESFGIFLQGLLAVMAFSTLMLKRFREPKHERRPWRIWFLDTSKQAIGMLFIHFANVYLSGLTEEDPCSLYLINFLLDASLGMLLIYAGVRAVSAIVEWRQWDSLRFGEYGEPVQCTAWLGQCILYILIMMFEKVLIMLVLLIPQWKKLALLNPIENPDLELAIVMLIVPFFVNALMFWVVDNFLMKKHKTKAKLEEREEDSRGNSKVRYRRALSHDDSESEILFSADDEMDESDEDDVRRLTGLKTVKKKKLRMGIPPGEVKKKKRPPVKEEDLKGARSKLGLKGEVKSKTYEVMVECERMGKVAPSVFSGVRTGTETVLTKPDPAKDPAASVFNK is encoded by the exons ATGGCTGCAGTAAGTGGTGGCAACCTGCTTGGAGATGTGGCAGGTCCAGGAGCAGCTGTTACAAACACATCGGCGTCCTCCAGCCCAACGCCGGGTACTGATAACCGGGGCTGCGAGAATGGCGCCTTGATGGAGTCCTTTGGGATCTTCCTCCAGGGTCTTCTGGCTGTGATGGCTTTCAGCACGCTGATGT TAAAACGCTTCAGGGAACCCAAACATGAAAGGAGACCTTGGAGGATCTG GTTCCTAGACACCTCAAAACAGGCGATTGGGATGCTTTTCATCCACTTTGCTAATGTCTACCTGTCGGGCCTCACGGAGGAGGATCCCTGCTCACT ATACCTCATTAACTTCCTGTTAGATGCCTCCCTGGGCATGTTGCTGATCTATGCAGGGGTAAGAGCCGTCAGTGCTATTGTAGAGTGGAGGCAGTGGGACTCTCTTCGTTTTGGAGAATACG gggagCCAGTGCAATGCACAGCATGGCTGGGCCAGTGTATCCTCTAcatcctcatcatgatgtttgagAAAGTCCTTATCATGCTGGTCCTCCTCATCCCCCAGTGGAAGAAG CTGGCTCTCCTCAACCCCATAGAGAATCCTGATTTGGAACTGGCCATTGTCATGCTCATCGTTCCATTCTTCGTCAAT GCTCTCATGTTCTGGGTGGTAGACAATTTCCTAatgaaaaagcacaaaacaaaagcaaagcttgaggagagagaagaggactCACGTGGGAACAGCAAGGTGCGCTACAGAAGAGCGCTTTCCCACGATGACTCAGAATCAGAG ATCCTTTTCTCAGCAGATGATGAAATGGATGAGTCCGATGAGGACGATGTCCGCCGACTCACCGGTCTTAAGacagtaaagaagaaaaagcttcGCATGGGGATCCCC CCAGGCGaggtaaaaaagaagaagcgcCCACCCGTTAAAGAGGAAGACCTGAAAGGAGCTCGCAGTAAACTGGGACTGAAGGGCGAGGTCAAAAGTAAGACCTATGAGGTCATGGTGGAGTGTG agCGAATGGGGAAGGTGGCTCCATCTGTGTTCAGCGGCGTGAGGACAGGGACGGAGACGGTCCTCACCAAACCTGATCCAGCCAAAGATCCTGCAGCCAGTGTCTTCAACAAGTAG
- the itih3a.1 gene encoding inter-alpha-trypsin inhibitor heavy chain H3a isoform X1 yields the protein MSGQKGVCLLLQCGCACLWLSSLASGALVIFKDDEAPQENRRAARSLQPQVEVHSVIVECTVTSRFAHTVMTSAALNEANSSKEIFFEVDLPKSAFITNFSMEIEGKVYVGVVKEKEKAKKQYEKAVSSGQTAGLVKISGRKMEKFSVSVNIAAESNVTFILTYEELLQRKFGQYEILTRVKPKSLVQQFQIVTNIYEPQGLSYVDAHATFLSNELLPLVEKTVTDKKAHISFSPTMEQQRKCPGCDGTLIDGDFVIKYDVKRETSIGEIQIANGYFVHFFSPPGLHRVPKNVVFVIDRSGSMSGRKIQQTREALLVILEDLYEDDYFALIQFDHTIDHWKDSLTKATKENVTQAMNYVRNIRDLGGTDINDAVLRGVNMLTKDRQEKRLLERSTDMIILLTDGRPASGITDIPTIQRNVQSAAGGNMSLFCLGFGNDVDYNFLDVMSKQNKGLTRRIFEASDAALQLQGFYEEVSSPLLLEVDMQYPDNAVDFVTTSHFSQLFNGSEIVVAGQLMDNNLDNFIVEVFGQGFEDDFKVQGQASVVDWDVMYPDEKYIFGDFTERLWAYLTIQQLLDKSKTGEPHEKANATAKALEMSLQYNFVTPLTSMVVTKPETEGEQDEPLIADKMTEEQRQQAEKQAAYQYVRPASYQVPAPTYFVDGDPHFMIELPDRNDALCFNINDLPGTIFSLVRDPDSGILVNGQIIGDKKIHPDGKINTYFGRFGIIHQTLGVRLEVSTKSISLFQDGKQIKLLWSDMAALTGPNVDLVVTKDHSLTVTLKDSVKFVILLHKVWEKHPYHQDYLGFYTLDSYLLSSSVHGLLGQFYHGIEYEVTDLRPGEVPEKPDATMYVKGQELNVTRGWQRDFRTDVKNGINVPCWFIHSNGSGLIDGDATDYIVSGLFETV from the exons ATGTCTGGACAGAAGGGCGTTTGCCTGCTGCTGCAATGTGGCTGTGCCTGCCTCTGGCTgtccagtttggcttcaggagcTCTGGTTATCTTCAAGGACGATGAAGCTCCACAG gagaACAGAAGAGCTGCCAGATCTCTGCAG CCTCAGGTGGAGGTGCACAGTGTAATAGTGGAGTGCACTGTGACGTCTCGCTTCGCCCACACTGTTATGACCTCGGCGGCTTTAAATGAAGCAAACTCATCCAAGGAAATCTTTTTCGAAGTGGATTTACCCAAATCTGCTTTCATTACAAACTTCAGCAT GGAAATTGAAGGTAAGGTGTATGTTGGAGTGGTtaaggagaaagagaaagctaagAAACAGTACGAGAAGGCTGTATCCTCTGGACAGACAGCTGGACTGGTCAA GATTTCTGgaagaaagatggagaaattTTCAGTGTCTGTCAATATTGCAGCAGAAAGTAACGTGACTTTTATTTTGACCTATGAGGAGCTCCTTCAAAGGAAATTTGGCCAATATGAGATTTTGACCAGAGTTAAACCCAAATCCTTGGTCCAACAGTTCCAG ATTGTGACAAACATCTATGAGCCGCAGGGCCTTTCTTATGTTGATGCCCATGCAACCTTCCTCTCCAATGAGCTGCTCCCCCTGGTGGAGAAAACAGTCACTGACAAAAAG GCACACATCAGTTTCTCACCAACGATGGAACAGCAGAGGAAATGCCCAGGTTGTGATGGAACTCTCATTGATGGAGATTTTGTCATTAAGTATGATGTGAAGCGAGAGACGAGCATCGGGGAGATTCAG ATTGCGAATGGATACTTTGTGCACTTCTTTTCTCCACCTGGCCTGCACCGAGTCCCCAAAAATGTGGTGTTTGTTATTGACCGGAGTGGATCAATGAGTGGTAGAAAGATACAGCAG ACACGAGAGGCATTGCTGGTCATTCTTGAGGACCTCTATGAAGACGACTACTTTGCTCTGATCCAGTTTGATCACACCATCGATCATTGGAAGGATTCATTGACCAAAGCAACTAAGGAAAATGTGACTCAAGCCATGAACTATGTCAGAAATATTAGAGATCTTGGAG GTACCGATATAAATGATGCCGTGTTGAGAGGTGTGAACATGCTGACCAAAGACAGACAAGAGAAAAGGCTACTGGAGAGAAGCACTGATATGATTATTTTGCTGACTGATGGAAGGCCAGCAAGTG GTATTACTGACATCCCAACAATCCAGAGGAATGTGCAGTCTGCAGCAGGAGGAAATATGTCTCTTTTCTGTCTTGGGTTTGGAAATGATGTGGACTATAATTTCCTGGATGTGATGAGCAAACAAAACAAGGGACTGACTCGCAGAATCTTTGAAGCTTCAGATGCAGCACTTCAGCTTCAG GGTTTCTATGAGGAAGTGTCCAGCCCACTGCTCTTAGAGGTGGACATGCAGTATCCTGACAATGCAGTGGACTTCGTGACCACCAGTCACTTCAGTCAGTTGTTCAATGGCTCTGAAATTGTGGTGGCTGGTCAGCTGATGGACAATAACCTGGACAACTTCATAGTGGAAGTGTTTGGCCAGGGG TTTGAAGATGACTTCAAGGTGCAGGGCCAGGCTAGTGTTGTGGACTGGGATGTGATGTACCCAGATGAGAAGTACATCTTTGGAGATTTTACTGAGCGTCTGTGGGCCTACCTCACCATACAGCAGCTGCTGGATAAAAG CAAGACTGGTGAGCCACATGAGAAAGCAAATGCAACAGCAAAGGCTCTGGAAATGTCTTTGCAGTACAACTTTGTCACCCCTCTCACCTCCATGGTGGTCACCAAGCCTGAAACCGAGGGCGAACAAGACGAGCCTCTCATTGCTGACAAAATGACTGAGG AGCAAAGACAGcaagcagaaaaacaagctg CATATCAATATGTAAGACCTGCATCATACCAGGTACCAGCTCCCACATATTTTG TGGATGGAGATCCTCATTTCATGATAGAGCTCCCTGACAGAAATGATGCTCTGTGCTTCAACATTAACGATCTTCCAGGAaccattttcagtctggtcagagacccagattcag GCATTTTGGTCAACGGCCAGATCATCGGAGACAAGAAGATTCACCCTGATGGGAAAATCAACACCTACTTTGGGCGTTTTGGCATCATCCACCAGACACTGGGGGTCAGGCTGGAAGTGAGCACTAAGAGTATTTCACTGTTCCAGGATGGTAAACAGATCAAGCTGCTGTGGTCTGATATGGCTGCTCTTACAGGACCCAA TGTGGATCTTGTTGTGACCAAAGATCACAGTCTAACAGTAACTCTGAAGGACTCTGTTAAATTTGTGATCTTGCTACACAAAGTGTGGGAGAAGCACCCGTATCACCAGGATTACCTGGGTTTCTACACCCTGGACAGTTACCTCCTGTCCTCTTCTGTCCATGGCTTGCTAG GTCAGTTCTATCATGGGATTGAATATGAGGTGACAGACCTGCGTCCAGGAGAAGTCCCAGAGAAGCCAGACGCCACCATGTATGTGAAAGGACAGGAGCTTAACGTAACCAG AGGCTGGCAGAGAGACTTCAGGACAGATGtgaaaaatggaataaatgttCCCTGCTGGTTCATTCACAGTAATGGATCAGGCCTCATTGATGGAGATGCGACAGACTACATCGTGTCAGGCCTTTTTGAAACTGTTTAA
- the itih3a.1 gene encoding inter-alpha-trypsin inhibitor heavy chain H3a isoform X2 — MSGQKGVCLLLQCGCACLWLSSLASGALVIFKDDEAPQPQVEVHSVIVECTVTSRFAHTVMTSAALNEANSSKEIFFEVDLPKSAFITNFSMEIEGKVYVGVVKEKEKAKKQYEKAVSSGQTAGLVKISGRKMEKFSVSVNIAAESNVTFILTYEELLQRKFGQYEILTRVKPKSLVQQFQIVTNIYEPQGLSYVDAHATFLSNELLPLVEKTVTDKKAHISFSPTMEQQRKCPGCDGTLIDGDFVIKYDVKRETSIGEIQIANGYFVHFFSPPGLHRVPKNVVFVIDRSGSMSGRKIQQTREALLVILEDLYEDDYFALIQFDHTIDHWKDSLTKATKENVTQAMNYVRNIRDLGGTDINDAVLRGVNMLTKDRQEKRLLERSTDMIILLTDGRPASGITDIPTIQRNVQSAAGGNMSLFCLGFGNDVDYNFLDVMSKQNKGLTRRIFEASDAALQLQGFYEEVSSPLLLEVDMQYPDNAVDFVTTSHFSQLFNGSEIVVAGQLMDNNLDNFIVEVFGQGFEDDFKVQGQASVVDWDVMYPDEKYIFGDFTERLWAYLTIQQLLDKSKTGEPHEKANATAKALEMSLQYNFVTPLTSMVVTKPETEGEQDEPLIADKMTEEQRQQAEKQAAYQYVRPASYQVPAPTYFVDGDPHFMIELPDRNDALCFNINDLPGTIFSLVRDPDSGILVNGQIIGDKKIHPDGKINTYFGRFGIIHQTLGVRLEVSTKSISLFQDGKQIKLLWSDMAALTGPNVDLVVTKDHSLTVTLKDSVKFVILLHKVWEKHPYHQDYLGFYTLDSYLLSSSVHGLLGQFYHGIEYEVTDLRPGEVPEKPDATMYVKGQELNVTRGWQRDFRTDVKNGINVPCWFIHSNGSGLIDGDATDYIVSGLFETV, encoded by the exons ATGTCTGGACAGAAGGGCGTTTGCCTGCTGCTGCAATGTGGCTGTGCCTGCCTCTGGCTgtccagtttggcttcaggagcTCTGGTTATCTTCAAGGACGATGAAGCTCCACAG CCTCAGGTGGAGGTGCACAGTGTAATAGTGGAGTGCACTGTGACGTCTCGCTTCGCCCACACTGTTATGACCTCGGCGGCTTTAAATGAAGCAAACTCATCCAAGGAAATCTTTTTCGAAGTGGATTTACCCAAATCTGCTTTCATTACAAACTTCAGCAT GGAAATTGAAGGTAAGGTGTATGTTGGAGTGGTtaaggagaaagagaaagctaagAAACAGTACGAGAAGGCTGTATCCTCTGGACAGACAGCTGGACTGGTCAA GATTTCTGgaagaaagatggagaaattTTCAGTGTCTGTCAATATTGCAGCAGAAAGTAACGTGACTTTTATTTTGACCTATGAGGAGCTCCTTCAAAGGAAATTTGGCCAATATGAGATTTTGACCAGAGTTAAACCCAAATCCTTGGTCCAACAGTTCCAG ATTGTGACAAACATCTATGAGCCGCAGGGCCTTTCTTATGTTGATGCCCATGCAACCTTCCTCTCCAATGAGCTGCTCCCCCTGGTGGAGAAAACAGTCACTGACAAAAAG GCACACATCAGTTTCTCACCAACGATGGAACAGCAGAGGAAATGCCCAGGTTGTGATGGAACTCTCATTGATGGAGATTTTGTCATTAAGTATGATGTGAAGCGAGAGACGAGCATCGGGGAGATTCAG ATTGCGAATGGATACTTTGTGCACTTCTTTTCTCCACCTGGCCTGCACCGAGTCCCCAAAAATGTGGTGTTTGTTATTGACCGGAGTGGATCAATGAGTGGTAGAAAGATACAGCAG ACACGAGAGGCATTGCTGGTCATTCTTGAGGACCTCTATGAAGACGACTACTTTGCTCTGATCCAGTTTGATCACACCATCGATCATTGGAAGGATTCATTGACCAAAGCAACTAAGGAAAATGTGACTCAAGCCATGAACTATGTCAGAAATATTAGAGATCTTGGAG GTACCGATATAAATGATGCCGTGTTGAGAGGTGTGAACATGCTGACCAAAGACAGACAAGAGAAAAGGCTACTGGAGAGAAGCACTGATATGATTATTTTGCTGACTGATGGAAGGCCAGCAAGTG GTATTACTGACATCCCAACAATCCAGAGGAATGTGCAGTCTGCAGCAGGAGGAAATATGTCTCTTTTCTGTCTTGGGTTTGGAAATGATGTGGACTATAATTTCCTGGATGTGATGAGCAAACAAAACAAGGGACTGACTCGCAGAATCTTTGAAGCTTCAGATGCAGCACTTCAGCTTCAG GGTTTCTATGAGGAAGTGTCCAGCCCACTGCTCTTAGAGGTGGACATGCAGTATCCTGACAATGCAGTGGACTTCGTGACCACCAGTCACTTCAGTCAGTTGTTCAATGGCTCTGAAATTGTGGTGGCTGGTCAGCTGATGGACAATAACCTGGACAACTTCATAGTGGAAGTGTTTGGCCAGGGG TTTGAAGATGACTTCAAGGTGCAGGGCCAGGCTAGTGTTGTGGACTGGGATGTGATGTACCCAGATGAGAAGTACATCTTTGGAGATTTTACTGAGCGTCTGTGGGCCTACCTCACCATACAGCAGCTGCTGGATAAAAG CAAGACTGGTGAGCCACATGAGAAAGCAAATGCAACAGCAAAGGCTCTGGAAATGTCTTTGCAGTACAACTTTGTCACCCCTCTCACCTCCATGGTGGTCACCAAGCCTGAAACCGAGGGCGAACAAGACGAGCCTCTCATTGCTGACAAAATGACTGAGG AGCAAAGACAGcaagcagaaaaacaagctg CATATCAATATGTAAGACCTGCATCATACCAGGTACCAGCTCCCACATATTTTG TGGATGGAGATCCTCATTTCATGATAGAGCTCCCTGACAGAAATGATGCTCTGTGCTTCAACATTAACGATCTTCCAGGAaccattttcagtctggtcagagacccagattcag GCATTTTGGTCAACGGCCAGATCATCGGAGACAAGAAGATTCACCCTGATGGGAAAATCAACACCTACTTTGGGCGTTTTGGCATCATCCACCAGACACTGGGGGTCAGGCTGGAAGTGAGCACTAAGAGTATTTCACTGTTCCAGGATGGTAAACAGATCAAGCTGCTGTGGTCTGATATGGCTGCTCTTACAGGACCCAA TGTGGATCTTGTTGTGACCAAAGATCACAGTCTAACAGTAACTCTGAAGGACTCTGTTAAATTTGTGATCTTGCTACACAAAGTGTGGGAGAAGCACCCGTATCACCAGGATTACCTGGGTTTCTACACCCTGGACAGTTACCTCCTGTCCTCTTCTGTCCATGGCTTGCTAG GTCAGTTCTATCATGGGATTGAATATGAGGTGACAGACCTGCGTCCAGGAGAAGTCCCAGAGAAGCCAGACGCCACCATGTATGTGAAAGGACAGGAGCTTAACGTAACCAG AGGCTGGCAGAGAGACTTCAGGACAGATGtgaaaaatggaataaatgttCCCTGCTGGTTCATTCACAGTAATGGATCAGGCCTCATTGATGGAGATGCGACAGACTACATCGTGTCAGGCCTTTTTGAAACTGTTTAA